The following coding sequences are from one Rhinoraja longicauda isolate Sanriku21f chromosome 7, sRhiLon1.1, whole genome shotgun sequence window:
- the LOC144595587 gene encoding putative methyltransferase-like protein 21E yields MNNTEKKEEKLDDEDISAEIMRRRFVPNVFKSTSWEIFHFAGCEIKITETTDCYGAYVWPSAMVLCYYLEHSPKEIIDKNVIEIGSGTGLVSIVASVLGSKVTATDLPHLLNNLQYNISQNTKMRSKYLPQVRELQWGIDLDKTFSISTCHYNYILAADVVYSHPYLNELLMTFDHLCQDDTVILWTMKFRLDKENAFVERFQHIFDTEVIYDLPSLQIKLYKATRKNIGIGRET; encoded by the exons ATGAAcaatacagaaaaaaaagaaG AAAAGCTTGACGATGAAGATATATCAGCAGAAATCATGAGAAGACGATTCGTGCCAAATGTTTTCAAAAGCACATCGTGGGAGATCTTTCATTTTGCTGGATGTGAAATCAAAATCACAGAGACCACTGACTGCTATGGTGCATACGTGTGGCCTTCA GCCATGGTGTTGTGCTATTATCTGGAACACAGCCCAAAAGAGATCATTGATAAAAATGTAATTGAAATAGGATCAGGAACGGGACTGGTGTCAATTGTTGCTTCGGTACTCG GCTCCAAAGTAACAGCAACAGATCTACCACATTTACTGAACAACTTGCAATATAATATATCTCAAAATACAAAAATGAGGAGCAAATATCTGCCGCAGGTTAGAGAACTTCAATGGGGAATAGATTTGGACAAAACCTTCTCCATAAGTACTTGTCATTATAATTATATATTGGCAGCTGATGTTGTATACAGTCACCCATACCTGAATGAACTTTTAATGACTTTTGATCATTTATGTCAGGATGATACTGTGATTTTATGGACAATGAAGTTTCGGCTCGATAAGGAAAATGCCTTTGTGGAAAGATTTCAGCACATATTTGATACAGAAGTTATATATGATCTGCCAAGTTTACAGATAAAATTGTATAAAGCAACACGAAAGAATATAGGGATTGGAAGGGAAACATGA
- the ercc5 gene encoding DNA excision repair protein ERCC-5 isoform X1, translating to MFQAQNDAVTQRDRQYLWREATFCSIMGVQGLWKLLECTGQPTRPETLEGKILAVDISIWLNQAVKGARDRHGNSIPNAHLLILLHRLCKLLFYRIRPLIVFDGKMPLLKKQTLENRWKRKELAVQDTKKTTDKLLKTFLKRLALKAATGGKSDDNMPSLSQVKRGETDDIFILPSLEQKEENSSDEEAEKEWKERMKNEKLLQNEFFENPNSVDIDSEDFASLSPEVRHEILTDLKEFTKRRRSLLEPMPQESTNFSQYQLSGLLKRNRLNQHIQGVQKEMNKQFCGEIQMEYDSEGGFIKDMESKRLVSEDASHYILIKGVQLKNSEDADTNEQNPPEKIINSTATEAPSNSGWEPFKYSSLTSPPTTKAENDDAAANDCPSPRTMMAIEAAMLESSSDDGIEPGEDKLFLPGCSSTLYSAGGTSKNVNMSPRTHRAIQQALEEIEVTNIAKRDQENEYINTTKQLVRCLSSDNEHEDQKVFGSDCELLELPFSSKTTQGKSVRPGNDQNCNMQAKLPAATKSPPVSATEQDNDDATRDIMREIIEKQKIEQINIQTSEFVQETENDAELHLDSNIRKCIHPLETVKFLENSNTDSGTIPSVQQPLFSPTLGIQSVDNIKMSPQAQIKGELEFKRFSSEKDKRASVEESIRNQNSAKDEDQSDSEDSFIEVIDTNEAPMQNELFPHDIFKPLNPMTKSILLPDDNVQGTLESVQTVNEDQSAVISDHAEEIEKIVQQNMEEEPEQLKWTEMEESTANEWGELNQGDIEELENSLFLKQSDLQSQKQQQERVAATITGQMYLDSQELLRLLGIPYIIAPTEAEAQCAYLDLTDQTSGTITDDSDIWLFGARHVYKNFFNQDKYVEYYQYVHIHNQLGLDRRKLINLAYFLGSDYTEGIPGVGYVTAMELLNEFLGPGLEPLIHIRDWWTEAQKNKKLRDNPNDTKVKKKLRYLDINPGFPNPAVAEAYLKPVIDESKGSLSWGKPDLDEIREFCQSRFGWTRKKTDDIILPVMKQLNAHQSQPRIDAFFRVEQYEKQAIKSQRLRRAVTCMLRKEETSTQTQETADIPEESSNSAEEAQDVALGAKSKSTDSQMKCRKRKQPQKSPGKPLGGGFIGSIHLSERSSDSAEGGLEHNTIKYRKTMSFVRKSPEKQMKDRKDKTEDKSVSCSSSSSEENDDSLVTAKPVFSKKGRMKGLKTKQQQKLKK from the exons GAAAATAGATGGAAGAGAAAGGAGCTGGCAGTTCAAGACACAAAGAAAACTACAGACAAGCTGTTGAAAACTTTTCTGAAGAGGCTTGCCTTAAAAGCTGCAACAGGAGGCAAAAG TGATGACAACATGCCCAGTCTCTCTCAGGTGAAGAGAGGAGAAACTGATGATATTTTTATACTGCCTTCCTTGGAACAGAAAGAGGAAAACAG CTCAGATGAagaggcagagaaggaatggaaagagCGGATGAAGAATGAAAAGTTATTGCAG AATGAATTTTTTGAGAATCCTAATTCTGTAGATATTGATTCAGAAGACTTTGCAAGTTTATCTCCAGAGGTGAGGCATGAAATCTTGACAGACCTCAAAGAATTTACTAAGCGTCGAAGAAGTTTATTGGAACCTATGCCTCAG GAGTCAACTAATTTTTCTCAGTACCAGTTATCTGGCTTGCTTAAACGCAACAGACTTAACCAGCATATTCAAGGTGTTCAGAAAGAGATGAACAAACAATTCTGTGGAGAAATCCAAATGGAGTATGATAGTGAAGGGGGATTCATTAAGGATATGGAATCCAAACGGCTTGTATCAGAGGATGCTTCACACTACATTCTGATAAAAG GAGTCCAGCTGAAAAATAGTGAAGATGCAGACACCAATGAACAAAATCCACCAGAGAAAATTATTAATTCCACTGCCACAGAAGCACCCTCAAACTCTGGTTGGGAGCCTTTTAAATATTCAAGTCTCACATCACCTCCAACAACCAAAGCTGAGAATGATGATGCTGCTGCAAATGATTGTCCTTCTCCGCGGACAATGATGGCTATTGAAGCTGCCATGTTAGAAAGCAGCTCAGATGACGGGATCGAGCCTGGAGAAGATAAATTATTTCTACCTGGGTGCAGCAGCACTCTATATTCAGCTGGTGGTACTTCCAAAAATGTAAATATGTCACCAAGGACACATCGAGCCATCCAGCAAGCTTTAGAAGAAATTGAAGTGACAAACATTGCAAAGAGGGACCAAGAAAATGAATACATCAATACTACCAAACAACTCGTCAGATGCTTAAGCTCAGATAATGAGCATGAAGATCAAAAAGTATTTGGCAGTGATTGCGAGCTGCTTGAATTACCATTTAGTTCAAAGACCACTCAAGGGAAATCTGTAAGACCTGGAAATGATCAAAATTGCAATATGCAAGCTAAACTTCCTGCAGCTACAAAATCTCCACCCGTCAGTGCAACCGAACAAGATAATGATGATGCAACCAGAGATATAATGCGAGAGATTattgaaaaacagaaaatagaacAGATAAATATTCAAACTTCTGAATTTGTGCAGGAAACTGAAAATGATGCTGAGTTGCACTTGGACAGTAACATCAGGAAATGTATTCATCCTcttgaaacagttaagttcctagAAAATAGCAATACAGATAGTGGAACTATTCCAAGCGTACAGCAACCTTTATTTTCTCCCACTCTGGGCATTCAATCTGTGGACAATATAAAAATGTCTCCCCAGGCACAGATAAAAGGGGAACTGGAGTTCAAACGTTTTTCTTCTGAAAAAGATAAACGAGCCTCGGTAGAAGAATCCATTAGAAACCAGAATTCTGCGAAAGATGAAGATCAGAGTGACTCTGAGG ATAGCTTCATTGAAGTTATTGACACCAATGAAGCACCAATGCAAAATGAGCTCTTTCCACACGATATCTTCAAGCCTTTGAATCCTATGACTAAATCGATACTACTGCCTGATGACAATGTTCAAGGTACTTTAGAATCTGTACAGACGGTTAACGAGGACCAATCTGCAGTTATCAGTGATCATGCAGAAGAAATTGAGAAAATTGTTCAGCAAAATATGGAAGAAGAACCAGAGCAGCTCAAATGGACAGAAATGGAAGAAAGCACAGCAAATGAGTGGGGTGAACTAAATCAG GGTGATATAGAAGAACTAGAAAACAGCTTGTTCTTGAAGCAGTCTGACCTACAATCTCAGAAACAACAGCAAGAGCGTGTTGCTGCCACAATCACAGGACAAATGTACTTGGACAGTCAG GAGCTGTTGCGGCTTCTTGGAATTCCTTATATTATTGCTCCCACGGAGGCAGAAGCGCAATGTGCTTACCTGGATCTGACTGATCAAACCAGTGGAACCATCACTGATGACAGTGATATATGGCTGTTTGGAGCACGTCATGTGTATAAGAATTTCTTCAATCAAGACAAGTATGTGGAATATTACCAGTACGTCCATATTCATAACCAACTTG GTCTCGATAGACGAAAGCTGATAAATCTTGCCTATTTTCTGGGCAGTGACTACACTGAGGGGATCCCTGGTGTAGGTTACGTAACAGCAATGGAACTGCTGAATGAATTCCTTGGGCCTGGACTGGAGCCACTAATTCACATTCG GGATTGGTGGACTGAAGCTCAGAAAAATAAAAAGTTACGAGACAATcctaatgatacaaaagtgaagAAAAAACTGCGTTACCTGGACATCAACCCAGGGTTTCCAAATCCAGCTGTGGCAGAAGCCTATCTAAAACCAGTTATAGATGAATCTAAAGGATCACTCTCCTGGGGAAAACCAGACCTGGATGAGATTAGAGAAT TTTGTCAGAGTCGTTTTGGTTGGACTAGGAAGAAGACTGATGACATAATTTTGCCTGTAATGAAGCAACTCAATGCCCACCAG TCACAACCACGTATTGATGCATTCTTCAGAGTGGAACAATATGAGAAGCAAGCAATAAAAAGCCAGAGACTTCGCAGAGCTGTGACTTGTATGTTGAGGAAAGAAGAAACTTCAAcacaaacacaagaaactgctgataTACCAGAGGAgagtagtaactcagcagaagaAGCTCAAGACGTTGCCTTGGGAGCCAAAAGCAAATCCACCGATTCCCAAATGAAGTGCAGAAAGAGAAAGCAGCCACAGAAATCCCCAGGAAAGCCACTCGGAGGAGGTTTTATTGGATCGATTCATCTATCTGAAAGGTCAAGTGACTCTGCAGAGGGCGGTTTGGAACATAACACCATAAAATACCGGAAAACCATGAGTTTTGTTAGAAAATCTCCAGAAAAGCAGATGAAAGATAGAAAAGATAAAACCGAAGACAAAAGTGTCTCTTGCAGCAGCAGCTCAAGTGAAGAGAATGATGATAGTCTAGTGACAGCCAAGCCTGTGTTTTCAAAGAAAGGAAGGATGAAAGGTCTTAAAACAAAGCAACAACAGAAATTAAAGAAAtaa
- the ercc5 gene encoding DNA excision repair protein ERCC-5 homolog isoform X2 produces the protein MGVQGLWKLLECTGQPTRPETLEGKILAVDISIWLNQAVKGARDRHGNSIPNAHLLILLHRLCKLLFYRIRPLIVFDGKMPLLKKQTLENRWKRKELAVQDTKKTTDKLLKTFLKRLALKAATGGKSDDNMPSLSQVKRGETDDIFILPSLEQKEENSSDEEAEKEWKERMKNEKLLQNEFFENPNSVDIDSEDFASLSPEVRHEILTDLKEFTKRRRSLLEPMPQESTNFSQYQLSGLLKRNRLNQHIQGVQKEMNKQFCGEIQMEYDSEGGFIKDMESKRLVSEDASHYILIKGVQLKNSEDADTNEQNPPEKIINSTATEAPSNSGWEPFKYSSLTSPPTTKAENDDAAANDCPSPRTMMAIEAAMLESSSDDGIEPGEDKLFLPGCSSTLYSAGGTSKNVNMSPRTHRAIQQALEEIEVTNIAKRDQENEYINTTKQLVRCLSSDNEHEDQKVFGSDCELLELPFSSKTTQGKSVRPGNDQNCNMQAKLPAATKSPPVSATEQDNDDATRDIMREIIEKQKIEQINIQTSEFVQETENDAELHLDSNIRKCIHPLETVKFLENSNTDSGTIPSVQQPLFSPTLGIQSVDNIKMSPQAQIKGELEFKRFSSEKDKRASVEESIRNQNSAKDEDQSDSEDSFIEVIDTNEAPMQNELFPHDIFKPLNPMTKSILLPDDNVQGTLESVQTVNEDQSAVISDHAEEIEKIVQQNMEEEPEQLKWTEMEESTANEWGELNQGDIEELENSLFLKQSDLQSQKQQQERVAATITGQMYLDSQELLRLLGIPYIIAPTEAEAQCAYLDLTDQTSGTITDDSDIWLFGARHVYKNFFNQDKYVEYYQYVHIHNQLGLDRRKLINLAYFLGSDYTEGIPGVGYVTAMELLNEFLGPGLEPLIHIRDWWTEAQKNKKLRDNPNDTKVKKKLRYLDINPGFPNPAVAEAYLKPVIDESKGSLSWGKPDLDEIREFCQSRFGWTRKKTDDIILPVMKQLNAHQSQPRIDAFFRVEQYEKQAIKSQRLRRAVTCMLRKEETSTQTQETADIPEESSNSAEEAQDVALGAKSKSTDSQMKCRKRKQPQKSPGKPLGGGFIGSIHLSERSSDSAEGGLEHNTIKYRKTMSFVRKSPEKQMKDRKDKTEDKSVSCSSSSSEENDDSLVTAKPVFSKKGRMKGLKTKQQQKLKK, from the exons GAAAATAGATGGAAGAGAAAGGAGCTGGCAGTTCAAGACACAAAGAAAACTACAGACAAGCTGTTGAAAACTTTTCTGAAGAGGCTTGCCTTAAAAGCTGCAACAGGAGGCAAAAG TGATGACAACATGCCCAGTCTCTCTCAGGTGAAGAGAGGAGAAACTGATGATATTTTTATACTGCCTTCCTTGGAACAGAAAGAGGAAAACAG CTCAGATGAagaggcagagaaggaatggaaagagCGGATGAAGAATGAAAAGTTATTGCAG AATGAATTTTTTGAGAATCCTAATTCTGTAGATATTGATTCAGAAGACTTTGCAAGTTTATCTCCAGAGGTGAGGCATGAAATCTTGACAGACCTCAAAGAATTTACTAAGCGTCGAAGAAGTTTATTGGAACCTATGCCTCAG GAGTCAACTAATTTTTCTCAGTACCAGTTATCTGGCTTGCTTAAACGCAACAGACTTAACCAGCATATTCAAGGTGTTCAGAAAGAGATGAACAAACAATTCTGTGGAGAAATCCAAATGGAGTATGATAGTGAAGGGGGATTCATTAAGGATATGGAATCCAAACGGCTTGTATCAGAGGATGCTTCACACTACATTCTGATAAAAG GAGTCCAGCTGAAAAATAGTGAAGATGCAGACACCAATGAACAAAATCCACCAGAGAAAATTATTAATTCCACTGCCACAGAAGCACCCTCAAACTCTGGTTGGGAGCCTTTTAAATATTCAAGTCTCACATCACCTCCAACAACCAAAGCTGAGAATGATGATGCTGCTGCAAATGATTGTCCTTCTCCGCGGACAATGATGGCTATTGAAGCTGCCATGTTAGAAAGCAGCTCAGATGACGGGATCGAGCCTGGAGAAGATAAATTATTTCTACCTGGGTGCAGCAGCACTCTATATTCAGCTGGTGGTACTTCCAAAAATGTAAATATGTCACCAAGGACACATCGAGCCATCCAGCAAGCTTTAGAAGAAATTGAAGTGACAAACATTGCAAAGAGGGACCAAGAAAATGAATACATCAATACTACCAAACAACTCGTCAGATGCTTAAGCTCAGATAATGAGCATGAAGATCAAAAAGTATTTGGCAGTGATTGCGAGCTGCTTGAATTACCATTTAGTTCAAAGACCACTCAAGGGAAATCTGTAAGACCTGGAAATGATCAAAATTGCAATATGCAAGCTAAACTTCCTGCAGCTACAAAATCTCCACCCGTCAGTGCAACCGAACAAGATAATGATGATGCAACCAGAGATATAATGCGAGAGATTattgaaaaacagaaaatagaacAGATAAATATTCAAACTTCTGAATTTGTGCAGGAAACTGAAAATGATGCTGAGTTGCACTTGGACAGTAACATCAGGAAATGTATTCATCCTcttgaaacagttaagttcctagAAAATAGCAATACAGATAGTGGAACTATTCCAAGCGTACAGCAACCTTTATTTTCTCCCACTCTGGGCATTCAATCTGTGGACAATATAAAAATGTCTCCCCAGGCACAGATAAAAGGGGAACTGGAGTTCAAACGTTTTTCTTCTGAAAAAGATAAACGAGCCTCGGTAGAAGAATCCATTAGAAACCAGAATTCTGCGAAAGATGAAGATCAGAGTGACTCTGAGG ATAGCTTCATTGAAGTTATTGACACCAATGAAGCACCAATGCAAAATGAGCTCTTTCCACACGATATCTTCAAGCCTTTGAATCCTATGACTAAATCGATACTACTGCCTGATGACAATGTTCAAGGTACTTTAGAATCTGTACAGACGGTTAACGAGGACCAATCTGCAGTTATCAGTGATCATGCAGAAGAAATTGAGAAAATTGTTCAGCAAAATATGGAAGAAGAACCAGAGCAGCTCAAATGGACAGAAATGGAAGAAAGCACAGCAAATGAGTGGGGTGAACTAAATCAG GGTGATATAGAAGAACTAGAAAACAGCTTGTTCTTGAAGCAGTCTGACCTACAATCTCAGAAACAACAGCAAGAGCGTGTTGCTGCCACAATCACAGGACAAATGTACTTGGACAGTCAG GAGCTGTTGCGGCTTCTTGGAATTCCTTATATTATTGCTCCCACGGAGGCAGAAGCGCAATGTGCTTACCTGGATCTGACTGATCAAACCAGTGGAACCATCACTGATGACAGTGATATATGGCTGTTTGGAGCACGTCATGTGTATAAGAATTTCTTCAATCAAGACAAGTATGTGGAATATTACCAGTACGTCCATATTCATAACCAACTTG GTCTCGATAGACGAAAGCTGATAAATCTTGCCTATTTTCTGGGCAGTGACTACACTGAGGGGATCCCTGGTGTAGGTTACGTAACAGCAATGGAACTGCTGAATGAATTCCTTGGGCCTGGACTGGAGCCACTAATTCACATTCG GGATTGGTGGACTGAAGCTCAGAAAAATAAAAAGTTACGAGACAATcctaatgatacaaaagtgaagAAAAAACTGCGTTACCTGGACATCAACCCAGGGTTTCCAAATCCAGCTGTGGCAGAAGCCTATCTAAAACCAGTTATAGATGAATCTAAAGGATCACTCTCCTGGGGAAAACCAGACCTGGATGAGATTAGAGAAT TTTGTCAGAGTCGTTTTGGTTGGACTAGGAAGAAGACTGATGACATAATTTTGCCTGTAATGAAGCAACTCAATGCCCACCAG TCACAACCACGTATTGATGCATTCTTCAGAGTGGAACAATATGAGAAGCAAGCAATAAAAAGCCAGAGACTTCGCAGAGCTGTGACTTGTATGTTGAGGAAAGAAGAAACTTCAAcacaaacacaagaaactgctgataTACCAGAGGAgagtagtaactcagcagaagaAGCTCAAGACGTTGCCTTGGGAGCCAAAAGCAAATCCACCGATTCCCAAATGAAGTGCAGAAAGAGAAAGCAGCCACAGAAATCCCCAGGAAAGCCACTCGGAGGAGGTTTTATTGGATCGATTCATCTATCTGAAAGGTCAAGTGACTCTGCAGAGGGCGGTTTGGAACATAACACCATAAAATACCGGAAAACCATGAGTTTTGTTAGAAAATCTCCAGAAAAGCAGATGAAAGATAGAAAAGATAAAACCGAAGACAAAAGTGTCTCTTGCAGCAGCAGCTCAAGTGAAGAGAATGATGATAGTCTAGTGACAGCCAAGCCTGTGTTTTCAAAGAAAGGAAGGATGAAAGGTCTTAAAACAAAGCAACAACAGAAATTAAAGAAAtaa